A DNA window from Drosophila biarmipes strain raj3 chromosome 2R, RU_DBia_V1.1, whole genome shotgun sequence contains the following coding sequences:
- the LOC108023099 gene encoding uncharacterized protein LOC108023099 isoform X1 — protein sequence MRLQSLPLLLLLTFIALLPPATPTSAPRPPPHPRVRTHYASEDLGEGPLMPASLLLEELQQTNGQLVNLTRQHDGDTFHTSGLSTACNADTCIGLSSGTASLVRLAGDGSGQGNAKKISPQSIDGLNPATSSLAGGQMELLTRRLKMQKGRGRMENQDASGETGCTCRCLPYQRAYREDLGICVDDIHECSLSPFVSGSSSEKIPFVFLPLKGQIIYPSREISFASIHTPVCAVTGAQYLGSNGWSDLRNPVDTDYPFRMFRDEGRSFLLWLGEADLRQKMQGRLIVVHLVCRDMTVAMNASSHVKGEPLMPPRNVHSPCVAFRVNGSPVKYAHNVPEVFFQPANSTTLASTSDGMTMREYVVIGICSLLLGLIYVASVFLYLYMKKRKRHNSRHSLDNLANDINYPKNDQVTYGAPFSRVGSIYSSNSMGLGNGNESNTRTSIGSLKEDMGIVKNNPLLQHFPQLSEREHNSGFASDISNSNSECEMEEKIKTSVLVHPQLSKSPKPASGADNAAMDVDDFLQDNECLPPENVAVIDELMTEEKLENLRAMVSGNVRKKLYFNPAYFEPHLLAEPPQAAIEFLQKIREVIAIAKYKMASKRYQPSLNIIPEEQHPDSSSSSPTMFNIPLQQSLAAKGMGDKRNSIEQWLQSVPNSDATPAQKTLDRPAPPTAAKKASGSPNKGSLRKEITAPKEKPPPPPMQKSQTEEGPGKSNSPGPPPSMQSSRSPGKTSPEQSPTQPKTSVGGTYEGFSAFSVAANVYGFAETGGEIYNNPKFMLADSPAASLRSASSRSKSLRKRSEVLEQFAAANSTPTSLTSFDRQHYNMLRNMKPAEVIYDSLKREYAAHIPTPDYDSTIEKRIKDIYSSTQSSIPSVPTPDYSSLSRKSLKQFQPDSPIYRRKSPQYLIVDYETDSLERLEPSKRKSSHSSSSPSSDVSSQLSPSLSTALPLEEEMEISHTVYDRLDGFRKEGEMKKRLAAKHQHPHGHPAQQQRQKEAAARIKYDTPFRGSMTIEVEHEPPSDLERTDSDQFEPDTLDRKPKKQSFCDISAWDGHKPMDSDFSQINSLPDLSRQLSPAPSQAIKPRTASFILRSSNSFRNLREIYESPLIVQESSKCEKKVPQPAEEEGRILTLEAKHSRRQRLMETSPTHSVVDVTNVNKTTITISSPKLADKPPPPTRPKANQHYCPPLMQGKRPLPPPPPNSTEQPGAQEEDAYSLHSEITEVTGVSEFENSCNNTMSSAISATTEERTHTKSSKNAKISGKSPEEDYEGMYNKKINSLRNDYSLTKYLNRRKSQREEASKGGQDAPKEVAPEPEFSSGNKSLKEVVDLAQFDALSISSRSNRSSGHLSERTKEMYRNAGVPVGIAYPQRAASSSGSATSGGNVQTVYRCEIEQAQLTAGMQIAIGLKDRAKKAKDLKNAWRKFVTMAANKFSPSQSPAPTYGSKNAAGFLEDDGIASIIEDAAQSAALGQAGSQTYYEQRFGQLDSGYMSTDSTELYKRNVYDRYNFKMMSGRGQIIRVDTIEDNEEESGPNDNRFEDLEHMVSPGHSRRSPENMAVVAGDLSDADSDKTLTRSHSQANSQERNVRGSTTTMSSYSSDENGRGHSTCCGSSETDEETNAEDMWESGAESIETHSVLYKMIRKS from the exons ATGCGGCTCCAATCCTTACCGCTGCTCCTTCTGCTCACTTTCATCGCCCTCCTCccgcctgccacgcccacctcgGCACCCCGACCGCCGCCACATCCGAGGGTGAGGACCCACTATGCCAGCGAAGATCTCGGCGAGGGGCCACTGATGCCGGCCAGCCTGCTGCTGGAGGAACTGCAGCAGACCAACGGGCAGCTCGTCAATCTGACGCGACAGCACGACGGCGATACCTTCCACACGAGCG GTCTGAGCACTGCCTGCAACGCGGACACCTGCATCGGACTCTCGAGCGGCACAGCCTCGCTGGTGCGTCTGGCCGGCGATGGAAGCGGTCAAGGCAACG CCAAGAAAATCTCACCCCAATCCATAGATGGACTCAATCCGGCGACCTCGTCTCTGGCCGGCGGTCAAATGGAGCTCCTGACCCGCCGCCTCAAGATGCAAAAGGGTCGGGGGCGAATGGAGAACCAAGATGCGAGCGGCGAGACCGGATGCACCTGCCGATGTCTGCCCTACCAAAGGGCCTATCGCGAGGATCTGGGCATCTGCGTGGACGACATCCAtg AGTGCTCCCTGTCGCCCTTCGTGAGTGGCTCCTCGTCGGAGAAGATCCCCTTCGTCTTCCTGCCGCTCAAGGGTCAGATCATCTATCCCAGCAGGGAGATCAGCTTTGCCA GCATTCACACACCCGTTTGCGCCGTAACCGGCGCCCAGTATCTGGGTTCGAATGGCTGGTCGGATCTGCGGAACCCCGTAGACACCGACTACCCCTTTCGAATGTTCCGCGATGAGGGTCGCAGTTTCCTCTTGTGGCTGGGGGAAGCTGATCTTCGCCAGAAAATGCAGGGTCGCCTGATTGTGGTGCACCTGGTGTGTCGCGATATGACGGTGGCAATGAATGCTAGCAGTCACGTAAAGGGCGAGCCACTCATGCCACCCAGAAATGTTCACTCGCCCTGTGTGGCCTTCCGGGTGAACGGCAGTCCCGTGAAATATGCGCACA ACGTCCCCGAGGTCTTCTTTCAACCGGCCAACTCCACGACTTTGGCCTCCACTTCGGATGGGATGACCATGCGGGAGTATGTCGTCATTGGGATCTGCAGTCTTCTCCTGGGCCTCATCTATGTGGCCTCAGTGTTTCTGTATCTGTACATGAAGAAGCGAAAGCGACACAATTCTCGGCATTCTCTGGATAACCTGGCAAATGATATCAACTATCCCAAGAACGATCAAGTGACCTATGGAGCGCCCTTTAGCCGAGTTGGCAGTATATACTCCTCCAATAGCATGGGCCTGGGCAATGGCAATGAGTCCAATACCCGCACCAGTATCGGCAGTCTCAAGGAGGACATGGGTATTGTGAAAAATAATCCCCTGCTGCAACATTTCCCGCAGCTGAGCGAAAGGGAACACAATTCCGGGTTTGCCAGCGATATTTCCAACTCGAACTCTGAGTGCGAAATGGAGGAAAAGATCAAG ACTTCCGTGCTGGTGCATCCACAGCTCAGTAAGTCGCCAAAACCAGCGAGTGGTGCCGATAATGCGGCGATGGATGTGGATGACTTCCTGCAGGATAACGAGTGCCTGCCCCCTGAAAATGTGGCCGTCATTGATGAGCTCATGACCGAGGAAAAGCTGGAGAACCTGCGTGCCATGGTCAGCGGAAATGTGCGCAAGAAGCTGTACTTCAATCCGGCTTACTTTGAGCCTCATTTACTGGCG GAACCGCCCCAAGCTGCCATTGAGTTTCTGCAGAAGATTCGCGAGGTAATCGCCATTGCCAAGTACAAGATGGCCTCGAAGCGATATCAACCCTCTCTAAATATAATTCCCGAGGAGCAGCATCCGGACTCCAGTTCCAGTTCACCCACCATGTTCAACATTCCGCTGCAGCAGAGTTTGGCGGCTAAGGGAATGGGCGACAAGCGGAACAGCATCGAGCAATGGCTTCAAAGTGTGCCCAATTCCGATGCCACTCCGGCTCAGAAGACCCTCGACAGACCTGCTCCACCGACGGCGGCAAAGAAGGCATCCGGATCGCCCAACAAGGGCTCCCTGAGAAAGGAGATAACTGCACCCAAGGAAAAGCCACCGCCGCCTCCTATGCAGAAATCTCAAACAGAAGAGGGTCCTGGAAAGTCGAACTCGCCAGGACCGCCTCCTAGTATGCAGTCCAGTCGAAGCCCTGGCAAAACCAGTCCGGAACAGTCACCTACACAGCCCAAGACATCTGTGGGCGGCACCTACGAAGGTTTCTCCGCCTTTTCCGTGGCCGCCAATGTCTATGGATTTGCAGAGACTGGCGGGGAAATCTACAACAATCCCAAGTTCATGCTGGCCGACTCGCCCGCGGCCTCCTTGCGCAGTGCCTCCAGTCGCTCCAAGTCGCTGAGGAAGCGCAGCGAGGTCCTGGAACAGTTCGCCGCCGCCAACTCGACGCCCACCTCGCTCACCTCCTTCGACCGGCAGCACTACAATATGCTGAGGAACATGAAGCCGGCGGAGGTCATCTACGACTCCCTGAAACGGGAGTATGCAGCGCATATACCAACGCCCGATTATGATAGCACCATTGAGAAGCGGATCAAGGACATCTATAGCAGCACCCAGAGCAGCATTCCATCGGTGCCCACTCCGGATTATAGTTCCCTCAGCCGAAAGTCCCTAAAGCAGTTCCAGCCAGATTCACCGATCTACAGGAGGAAGTCTCCGCAATATCTGATCGTGGACTACGAGACGGATAGTCTGGAGCGCTTGGAGCCCAGCAAGCGCAAGAGTTCCCACTCCTCCAGTTCACCATCCTCCGATGTGAGTTCCCAGCTGAGTCCCAGCTTGAGCACAGCTCTGCCACTCGAGGAGGAGATGGAGATCAGTCACACTGTGTACGACCGCCTGGACGGATTTCGTAAGGAGGGCGAGATGAAGAAGCGTCTGGCTGCGAAGCACCAGCACCCACATGGCCATCCTGCCCAGCAGCAGAGGCAAAAGGAGGCAGCGGCTCGCATCAAGTATGATACTCCCTTTCGGGGCAGCATGACCATCGAGGTGGAGCACGAGCCTCCCTCCGATCTGGAGCGCACGGATAGCGATCAGTTCGAGCCGGACACCCTGGATCGCAAGCCCAAGAAGCAGAGCTTTTGCGACATATCCGCCTGGGATGGCCACAAGCCCATGGACTCGGACTTCAGCCAGATCAACTCCTTGCCCGATTTGAGTCGCCAGTTGAGTCCTGCTCCCAGTCAGGCCATCAAGCCGAGGACCGCCTCCTTCATCCTGCGCTCCAGTAACTCGTTTCGCAACTTGAGAGAGATCTACGAATCACCGCTGATCGTCCAGGAAAGCAGCAAGTGCGAGAAGAAGGTGCCACAGCCGGCGGAGGAAGAGGGTCGGATTCTCACCCTCGAGGCCAAGCACTCTCGTCGCCAGCGTCTCATGGAGACCTCACCCACCCACTCGGTGGTGGATGTGACAAATGTGAACAAGACCACCATCACGATTTCATCACCCAAGCTGGCGGATAAGCCTCCTCCTCCCACCCGACCGAAGGCCAATCAGCATTACTGCCCACCTCTGATGCAGGGTAAGCGACCACTTCCCCCACCGCCTCCAAACTCGACGGAGCAGCCGGGCGCCCAAGAGGAGGATGCCTACAGCCTGCACAGTGAAATCACGGAGGTCACTGGGGTCTCGGAGTTCGAGAACTCCTGCAACAACACCATGTCCAGTGCTATATCGGCGACCACCGAGGAGAGAACCCATACAAAGAGTTCAAAAAATGCCAAGATCAGTGGTAAATCACCGGAGGAGGACTACGAAGGGATGTACAACAAGAAGATCAACAGCCTGCGCAACGACTACAGTCTGACCAAGTATCTCAATCGGCGGAAGAGTCAGCGGGAAGAGGCCTCAAAAGGAGGTCAGGATGCACCCAAGGAAGTGGCCCCCGAGCCGGAGTTCAGCAGCGGCAATAAGAGTCTCAAGGAGGTGGTGGATCTCGCTCAGTTCGATGCCCTGTCCATTAGCTCCCGTTCCAATCGGAGCAGTGGCCATCTCTCCGAGCGCACCAAGGAGATGTATCGCAATGCCGGAGTGCCCGTGGGCATTGCCTATCCCCAGCGGGCGGCTAGCAGTTCCGGAAGTGCCACTTCCGGCGGAAACGTACAAACCGTCTATCGCTGCGAGATCGAACAGGCCCAGCTCACGGCTGGCATGCAGATTGCCATCGGACTGAAGGACCGCGCCAAGAAGGCAAAGGACCTGAAGAACGCGTGGCGAAAGTTCGTGACCATGGCGGCCAACAAGTTCAGTCCCAGCCAGAGTCCAGCGCCGACGTATGGCAGCAAAAACGCCGCCGGATTCTTGGAGGATGACGGCATCGCCTCCATAATCGAGGATGCTGCTCAGTCGGCTGCACTGGGACAAGCCGGAAGCCAGACGTATTACGAACAGCGTTTCGGACAACTGGACAGCGGCTACATGAGCACTGACTCCACGGAGCTGTACAAGCGGAATGTCTACGATCGGTACAACTTCAAGATGATGTCCGGGCGGGGACAGATCATACGGGTGGACACCATCGAGGACAACGAGGAGGAGAGCGGTCCCAACGATAATCGTTTCGAGGATCTCGAACACATGGTCTCCCCGGGTCACAGTCGTCGGTCGCCGGAGAACATGGCAGTCGTTGCCGGCGATCTCAGCGATGCGGATTCCGACAAAACTCTCACCCGTTCCCACTCTCAAGCGAATTCCCAGGAGCGAAATGTGCGgggcagcaccaccaccatgTCATCCTACTCCTCCGATGAAAATGGTCGCGGACACAGCACCTGCTGTGGATCCTCGGAAACGGACGAGGAGACCAATGCGGAGGACATGTGGGAGTCCGGGGCGGAGAGCATAGAAACGCACTCCGTGCTCTACAAGATGATTAGGAAGAGTTAG